GCCATTCTGGAGCCAAATAAGAGGTTCCCTCAGATGGAAAGTTTTCTGGAGGGGTTACTCCAATGCCATCTGGCGTTTGACCATGCAGGTCTGTTCTTAATGGGAAACGCCCTAGATTGCAAAGTGCCATGTTTTTTTGATCTAGCCCCAGATAAACAGCCATTCGCACGTCTGAATAAGGGTTTTTGGGAAGGTCTTCAGACGCGTTGTATTTGTATTGATCGAGGGTATTGATGATCAGCTGCAAGGCTTCGTCTTCAAGGTTCTTCGGATCAATTGTAATTCCTCGTACCAAGTACTTCACTTTGCCAGAAGGATCAGACATCTCGTTCAAAAATGAAACCCAAGCAAGTTTTTGTTTTAAATTTCTGAAACCTCCAAGAGGTCTTTCGATTCTTAGCCAGGTAGCTGCATATCCAAGGATTCGGTCTGTCCAAGACTGAGTTCCGATATCAAACACTTCTGTATCAAAAACCGCTTCAATTTCCGCATGTTGACTTAGTTGCAATGCCCAATAGTAGAAGTTGTCATCACGAGTAGCATCGTAGTTTTCAGTATTAAAGAAATCAAATTCGGCAGGATTTAGAACTCTGACAAGAACACGTCTTGCATTGTAGGTCTCTGCAAATTTGACTTTATCTTCGAATAGTTTCTGTAGTTTGTCGGTTTTCTCTTCTTGAGAAAGTCCATCAAACTTCATTCCTGAATAGTCAGTCCAAACACTAAAATTGAACCGTTTAAGGGGATTTGCCTCAGCGCTTGCTGTCAACGCAAGAGCTAGACAAATCATTGAGATGAATGATTTAAATATTTTCATAAGCTGCTATTTGCTCCTTCTTGTTATGGAATCTCCTCTAAGGAAATGAAAAACTTTATTTGTCATTCCATTAAACGTCAAAACATTTTTACAAACCATGTGAAAAATAGCTAGCAAAATTGAAATTTTTTAGATACATTAAGTGAATAGGAGAGGAGGTACCACCTATGAAGGTAATTAACTTTATTGCGCTGATTCTTATTCTTGTAGGAGCCATTAATTGGGGTCTCTGGGGGTTTTTTCAGTTTGACTTAATCGCATGGCTTTTTGGCGGCGATGCCTCTTGGCTTTCTCGTTTAGCTTATGCCATTGTTGGGCTTGCGGGTCTCTGGGGACTTAGTTTTTTAGGGAAGTGTAAGACTCTATGTTGCAGTTCCTGCAAGAAAGGCTAGCCACATAAGGCGCAATTTCTTAAGGGCTTGCGCTTTTTATTTTCAACTTGCGTTAATCTATATTTATATCTATAATATCCGCAA
The window above is part of the Candidatus Neptunochlamydia sp. REUL1 genome. Proteins encoded here:
- a CDS encoding DUF378 domain-containing protein; translation: MKVINFIALILILVGAINWGLWGFFQFDLIAWLFGGDASWLSRLAYAIVGLAGLWGLSFLGKCKTLCCSSCKKG